The following are encoded in a window of Pangasianodon hypophthalmus isolate fPanHyp1 chromosome 14, fPanHyp1.pri, whole genome shotgun sequence genomic DNA:
- the LOC113539084 gene encoding myelin-associated glycoprotein: protein MDPQSKILLCWICLQVIFASAFSDVWKAEVVSPVEALVSSCVVLPCKFNYPGPQRPDSRLKGIWHKYPKKNERDYDEDPFSIEDNFKGRTKLIGRLSEKNCSLEIDKVRDHDNGPFCFRVEITNIEKFSFVEKCVTINMKPEPDKPNLDHEESFTEGTPAVFKCYVRHTCPTHHPTIEWNRQDAKPRLSYKDNGFGVWEVESLLIVPATEKDDHTDITCTVTFHGNKKSAVTHKIYIKREQNFIHIIIPVAAVLGTITVFGLACFFVTKRYKEQIQDLQSRNPNV, encoded by the exons ATGGATCCACAGTCAAAAATACTGCTCTGCTGGATTTGCCTTCAAG TGATCTTTGCCTCTGCTTTTTCGGATGTGTGGAAGGCAGAAGTTGTCTCTCCAGTGGAGGCGCTGGTCTCATCTTGTGTCGTGTTGCCCTGTAAATTTAATTACCCGGGCCCTCAACGTCCTGACTCTCGGCTGAAGGGAATCTGGCACAAATATCCAAAGAAAAATGAGCGCGACTATGATGAAGATCCTTTCTCGATTGAGGATAACTTCAAGGGCCGCACAAAGCTAATTGGCCGACTGAGTGAGAAAAACTGCTCGTTGGAGATAGACAAAGTGAGAGACCACGACAACGGCCCGTTCTGTTTCAGAGTTGAAATCACAAATATAGAGAAATTTTCTTTTGTGGAGAAGTGTGTGACCATCAATATGAAGC CCGAACCTGACAAACCAAATCTGGATCATGAAGAATCCTTCACAGAGGGAACACCTGCTGTCTTTAAGTGTTACGTCAGACACACCTGTCCCACACACCACCCAACTATTGAATGGAATCGTCAAGATGCTAAACCTCGTTTGTCCTATAAGGACAATGGCTTTGGAGTTTGGGAGGTGGAGTCCCTCCTGATCGTCCCTGCCACCGAGAAGGATGATCACACTGACATCACCTGCACTGTCACATTCCACGGCAACAAGAAATCTGCAGTCACTCACAAGATATACATAAAAC GTGAACAAAATTTCATTCACATCATTATTCCTGTGGCCGCTGTGCTCGGAACCATCACTGTATTTGGATTGGCATGTTTCTTCGTGACCAAGAGATACAA GGAACAGATCCAAGATCTTCAATCTCGAAATCCAAATGTgtaa
- the LOC113539361 gene encoding myelin-associated glycoprotein-like yields MDPQSKILLCWICLQVIFASAFSDVWKAEVVSPVEALVSSCVVLPCKFNYPGLQRPDSRLKGIWHKDPNKNERIYDEDPFLIEDNFKGRTKLIGRLGEKNCSLEIDEVRDHDDGPFCFRAEITNIEKFSFVEKCVTINMKPEPDKPNLDHEESFTEGTPAVFKCYVRHTCPTHHPTIEWNRQDAKPRLSYKDNGFGVWEVESLLIVPATEKDNHTDITCTVTFHGNKKSAVTHKIEIDILAKQIIKRVIVFIVCDFITYISYLSMLCFILTVMFSKMMGSYYIPGLYT; encoded by the exons ATGGATCCACAGTCAAAAATACTGCTCTGCTGGATTTGCCTTCAAG TGATCTTTGCCTCTGCTTTTTCGGATGTGTGGAAGGCAGAAGTTGTCTCTCCAGTGGAGGCGCTGGTCTCCTCTTGTGTCGTGTTGCCCTGTAAATTTAATTACCCTGGCCTTCAACGTCCTGACTCTCGGCTGAAGGGAATCTGGCACAAAGATCCAAACAAAAATGAGCGTATCTATGATGAAGATCCTTTCTTGATTGAGGATAACTTCAAGGGGCGCACAAAGCTAATTGGCCGACTGGGTGAGAAAAACTGCTCGTTGGAGATAGACGAAGTGAGAGACCACGACGACGGCCCGTTCTGTTTCAGAGCTGAAATCACAAATATAGAGAAATTCTCTTTTGTGGAGAAGTGTGTGACCATCAATATGAAGC CCGAACCTGACAAACCAAATCTGGATCATGAAGAATCCTTCACAGAGGGAACACCTGCTGTCTTTAAGTGTTACGTCAGACACACCTGTCCCACACACCACCCAACTATTGAATGGAATCGTCAAGATGCTAAACCTCGTTTGTCCTATAAGGACAATGGCTTTGGAGTTTGGGAGGTGGAGTCCCTCCTGATCGTCCCTGCCACAGAGAAGGACAATCACACTGACATCACCTGCACTGTCACTTTCCACGGCAACAAGAAATCTGCAGTCACTCACAAGATAGAGATAGATATATTGGCTAAGCAAATAATTAAGCGGGTAAtagtttttattgtgtgtgatttcattacttatatttcttatctatCTATGCTATGCTTCATTCTAACAgtaatgttttcaaaaatgatGGGAAGCTATTACATACCAGGATTATACACTTAG